In Populus alba chromosome 9, ASM523922v2, whole genome shotgun sequence, a genomic segment contains:
- the LOC118045546 gene encoding uncharacterized protein, with protein MSTTEAMAGQLNDQAYEDYNPTLEWVRDAGFDTLLVYIPGFKKQQLKVQVTSTRTLRITGERSHGDNKWSSFHKELPIPLYYDVNQISANFKGGILQVKHPKKITSPANPVQETAEPQKPNNEKTQDQKSGQEQFDQEVPPKTETDEPTSGKINGVENATVTEANNIHVPPKTSEDQKSDLGLAEPEKNTSTGDEKHEDDGYSVQNAAKMQQEEETAVVSGISKANLALHKQGFGGLVAEMKKPRISTHFVVATGLLILVLGIYVQNAIRSSGEAEN; from the exons ATGAGTACTACTGAGGCAATGGCTGGTCAACTTAACGATCAAGCCTATGAAGATTACAATCCAACATTGGAGTGGGTTCGAGATGCTGGATTCGACACCCTACTTGTGTATATACCAG GTTTTAAGAAACAGCAACTGAAGGTTCAGGTGACGTCAACTCGAACACTCAGGATCACGGGCGAACGCTCTCATGGTGACAATAAATGGAGCAGTTTTCACAAGGAGCTTCCTATTCCATTGTATTATGATGTTAATCAAATCAGTGCAAATTTTAAGGGTGGCATACTTCAAGTCAAACACCCCAAGAAGATTACAAGTCCAGCCAACCCAGTGCAGGAAACTGCAGAGCCTCAAAAGCCCAACAATGAAAAAACACAAGATCAAAAAAGTGGACAAGAACAATTTGATCAAGAAGTTCCTCCAAAGACTGAAACTGATGAACCAACAAGTGGGAAAATCAATGGGGTAGAAAATGCTACTGTTACTGAGGCTAACAATATTCACGTTCCTCCCAAGACTTCGGAGGATCAGAAGAGTGATCTTGGCTTAGCCGAACCAGAAAAGAACACCAGCACAGGTGATGAAAAGCATGAAGATGACGGCTACTCTGTCCAGAATGCTGCAAAGATGCAACAGGAAGAAGAAACTGCTGTCGTTAGTGGTATTTCTAAAGCTAACCTAGCACTTCATAAGCAGGGTTTTGGAGGTCTGGTAGCAGAGATGAAGAAGCCAAGAATATCAACACACTTTGTTGTGGCTACTGGTTTATTAATCCTGGTACTTGGGATTTATGTTCAAAATGCTATCAGATCTAGTGGAGAAGCTGAGAACTAG